In Colletotrichum higginsianum IMI 349063 chromosome 1, whole genome shotgun sequence, one genomic interval encodes:
- a CDS encoding phosphopyruvate hydratase — MAITKIHARYVYDSRGNPTVEVDVVTETGLHRAIVPSGASTGQHEACELRDGDKTKWGGKGVTKAVENVNSVIAPALIKENLDVKDQTKIDKFLIDLDGTSNKTKLGANAILGVSLAVAKAGAAEKGVPLYAHVSDLAGTKKPYVLPVPFMNVLNGGSHAGGRLAFQEFMIVPSAAPSFTEALRQGAEVYQALKGLAKKRYGQSAGNVGDEGGVAPDIQTAEEALELITDAIEQAGYTGKMNIAMDVASSEFYKEDVKKYDLDFKNPDSDPAKWITYEQLAQQYADLSKKYPIVSIEDPFAEDDWEAWSYFYKTQDIQIVADDLTVTNPLRIKKAIELKAANALLLKVNQIGTLTESIQAAKDSYADGWGVMVSHRSGETEDVTISDIVVGIRAGQIKTGAPARSERLAKLNQILRIEEELGENAIYAGANFRKSVNL, encoded by the exons ATGGCCATCACCAAGATTCACGCTCGCTACGTCTACGACTCCCGTGGCAACCCCACCGTCGAGGTTGACGTTGTCACCGAGACCGGTCTTCACCGCGCCATCGTCCCCTCCGGTGCCTCCACTG GCCAGCACGAGGCTTGCGAGCTCCGCGATGGCGACAAGACTAAGTGGGGCGGCAAGGGTGTCACCAAGGCTGTCGAGAACGTCAACTCCGTCATTGCCCCTGCCCTGATCAAGGAGAACCTTGATGTCAAGGACCAGACCAAGATCGACAAGTTTCTCATCGACCTCGATGGCACCTCCAACAAGACCAAGCTTGGAGCCAACGCCATTCTGGGCGTCAGTTTGGCTGTTGCCAAGGCTGGTGCTGCCGAGAAG GGCGTTCCCCTGTACGCTCACGTTTCCGACCTGGCCGGAACCAAGAAGCCCTACGTCCTTCCCGTTCCCTTCATGAACGTCCTCAACGGAGG CTCCCACGCTGGTGGCCGCCTCGCCTTCCAGGAGTTCATGATCGTTCCTTC TGCCGCTCCTTCTTTCACCGAGGCCCTCCGCCAGGGTGCTGAGGTCTACCAGGCTCTGAAGGGtctggccaagaagaggtACGGCCAGTCCGCCGGCAACGTCGGTGACGAGGGTGGTGTCGCCCCCGATATCCAGACTGCCGAGGAGGCCCTTGAGCTCATCACCGACGCCATTGAGCAGGCCGGCTACACGGGCAAGATGAACATCGCCATGGACGTTGCCTCCAGCGAGTTCTACAAGGAGGACGTCAAGAAGTACGACCTCGACTTCAAGAACCCCGACAGTGACCCCGCCAAGTGGATCACGTACGAGCAGCTTGCTCAGCAGTACGCGGACCTCAGCAAGAAGTACCCTATTGTCTCCATTGAGGACCccttcgccgaggacgactggGAGGCCTGGAGCTACTTCTACAAGACCCAGGACATCCAGATCGTTGCCGACGATTTGACCGTCACCAACCCCCTGCGGATCAAGAAGGCCATCGAGCTTAAGGCTGCCAACGCCCTGCTCCTCAAGGTCAACCAGATCGGTACCCTGACCGAGTCTAtccaggccgccaaggactCCTACGCCGACGGCTGGGGCGTCATGGTCTCTCACCGCTCCGGTGAGACGGAGGACGTCACCATCTCGGACATCGTTGTCGGTATCCGGGCTGGCCAGATCAAGACGGGTGCCCCGGCCCGTTCTGAGCGTCTTGCCAAGCTCAACCAGATCCTCcgcatcgaggaggagctcggcgagaaCGCCATTTACGCCGGTGCCAACTTCCGCAAGTCTGTCAACCTGTAA
- a CDS encoding FolB domain-containing protein, whose protein sequence is MPSSASPCVTTTATTSRTTNHVSLILPDKCKLKTKTYRADSPPHQSLPKMSVPRFASSWQVRAEAGEPFAVIRVRDLQGTLKAGTDAWGRPNKTQPVVVSAELSMAQPFDGASATDTVGDDTVHYGHLAKALLGSLDMVNSLVEKRGGPFSLWFALLHIYEQLTGYRLDHRERIPEDVVRTSQGGTLRQQLERVRCMDITLTLPKGSLLGDGVSISRAMVFEAARPVVWSETLRIHGLRVPTLIGVNPNERKAKQVVKTDVEIEGYKSNAVGEDDIYVELESVVVKTLEDSSFETLEALGPAIASSIRRCLATSGEPFGLPGWVIKVILEKPTAITMAAASRVEYRELPGVKP, encoded by the exons ATGCCCTCAAGTGCCAGTCCTTGTGTGACGACTACGGCTACGACATCCAGAACAACGAACCACGTCTCGCTTATCCTACCAGACAAGTGCAAATTGAAAACCAAAACCTACCGTGCTGACAGCCCGCCACATCAATCTCTGCCCAAAATGTCAGTTCCCCGATTCGCATCTTCATGGCAAGtccgcgccgaggccggtgaGCCCTTCGCCGTGATCCGGGTCCGCGATCTGCAGGGCACGCTCAAGGCCGGCACCGATGCCTGGGGCCGCCCGAACAAAACGCAGCCCGTCGTCGTATCGGCGGAGCTCTCGATGGCGCAACCTTTTGACGGCGCCTCGGCCACAGACACGGTCGGCGACGACACGGTGCACTACGGCCACCTTGCCAAGGCGCTCCTCGGCAGCCTGGACATGGTCAATTCGCTCGTTGAGAAGCGCGGTGGGCCGTTCAGCCTGTGGTTCGCGCTGCTGCACATCTATGAGCAGCTGACGGGATACCGCCTCGACCATCGCGAGCGGATacccgaggacgtcgtccgCACGAGCCAGGGCGGCACCCTGCGGCAGCAGCTGGAGAGGGTGAGGTGCATGGACATCACCCTCACGCTGCCCAAGGGCTCACTCCTGGGGGACGGCGTGAGCATATCGCGGGCCATGGTGTTCGAGGCCGCGAGGCCTGTGGTCTGGAGCGAGACACTTAGGATCCACGGGCTGCGGGTGCCGACGCTCATAGGAGTCAACCCGAACGAGAGGAAGGCGAAGCAGGTCGTCAAGACCGACGTGGAGATTGAAGGGTACAAGAGCAACGCCGTGGGGGAAGACGACATATATGTTGAGCTCgagtccgtcgtcgtcaag ACGCTGGAGGACTCGTCATTCGAGACCCTCGAGGCCTTGGGGCCGGCCAtcgccagcagcatcagaAGGTGCCTCGCAACGTCTGGCGAGCCCTTTGGCCTCCCTGGCTGGGTGATCAAGGTCATCCTGGAGAAGCCCACGGCTatcaccatggccgccgcctcgcgcgTCGAGTACAGAGAACTACCGGGAGTGAAGCCTTAG
- a CDS encoding UTP-glucose-1-phosphate uridylyltransferase: protein MAQAIKSALPTHLKSPLGGQGKSDEEFSSRHHGKTRSHMAFENTSTSVAAAQMRNALTQLSETVSDPEQKKLFETEMDNFFALFRRYLNDKAKGNAVDWDRIAPPAQGQVVDYEDLANSESVQFLNKLAVLKLNGGLGTSMGCVGPKSVIEVRDGMSFLDLSVRQIEYLNRTYDVNVPFILMNSFNTDEDTASIIKKYEGHNVDILTFNQSRYPRILKDSLLPVPKKYDSSINDWYPPGHGDVFESLYNSGILDKLIERGIEVVFLSNVDNLGAVVDLRILQHMVETESEYIMELTNKTKADVKGGTIIDYEGSVRLLEIAQVPKEHVNEFKSIKKFKYFNTNNIWLNLKAIKRVVENDELEMEIIPNGKTIPGDKKGESDISIIQLETAVGAAIRHFKNAHGVNVPRRRFLPVKTCSDLMLVKSDLYTVKHGQLQMSSSRFGDAPLIKLGSDFKKVSDFQKHIPSIPKIIELDHLTITGAVNLGRGVTLKGTVIIVATEGSTIDVPPGSILENVVVQGSLRLLEH from the exons ATGGCTCAAGCAATCAAGAGCGCTCTCCCCACTCACCTGAAGTCCCCTCTGGGCGGCCAAGGCAAGAGTGACGAGGAGTTTAGCTCCCGTCATCACGGCAAGACGAGGTCTCACATG GCTTTCGAGAACACCTCCACCAGCGTCGCCGCTGCCCAGATGCGCAATGCCCTCACTCAGCTCTCCGAGACCGTCTCGGACCCTGAGCAGAAGAAG CTCTTCGAGACTGAGATGGACAACTTCTTTGCCCTCTTCCGCCGCTACCTGAacgacaaggccaagggaAACGCTGT CGACTGGGACCGCATTGCCCCTCCCGCCCAGGGCCAGGTTGTCGACTACGAGGACCTCGCCAACTCGGAGTCCGTTCAGTTCCTCAACAAGCTGGCCGTCTTGAAGCTCAACGGTGGTCTTGGTACCTCCATGGGTTGCGTCGGTCCCAAGTCCGTCATCGAGGTCCGTGATGGCATGTCCTTCCTCGACCTGTCCGTCCGCCAGATCGAGTACCTCAACCGCACCTACGACGTCAACGTCCCCTTCATCCTCATGAACTCGTTCAACACCGACGAGGACACGGCCTCCATCATCAAGAAGTACGAGGGCCACAACGTCGACATCCTTACCTTCAACCAGTCCAGATACCCCAGAATCCTGAAGGACTCCCTCCTGCCCGTTCCCAAGAAGTACGACTCGTCCATCAACGACTGGTACCCCCCCGGTCACGGTGACGTTTTCGAGTCGCTGTACAACTCTGGCATTCTCGACAAGCTCATTGAGCGTGGTATTGAGGTTGTCTTCCTTTCCAACGTTGacaacctcggcgccgtcgtcgatctCCGCATCCTCCAGCACATGGTCGAGACCGAGTCAGAGTACATTATGGAGTTGACCAACAAGACCAAGGCCGACGTCAAGGGTGGTACCATCATCGACTACGAGGGCTCCGTCCGTCTTCTCGAGATCGCCCAGGTGCCCAAGGAGCACGTCAACGAGTTCAAGTCCATCAAGAAGTTCAAGTActtcaacaccaacaacatcTGGCTGAACCTCAAGGCCATCAAGCGCGTCGTTGAGaacgacgagctcgagatgGAGATCATTCCCAACGGAAAGACTATCCCTGGcgacaagaagggcgagtCAGACATTTCCATCATCCAGCTCGAgaccgccgtcggcgccgccatccgtCACTTCAAGAACGCCCACGGCGTCAAtgtccctcgccgccgcttcTTGCCTGTCAAGACATGCTCTGACCTGATGCTCGTCAAGTCTGATCTCTACACTGTCAAGCACGGCCAGCTCCAAATGAGCTCCAGCCGTTTCGGTGACGCTCCTCTCATCAAGCTGGGCAGCGACTTCAAGAAGGTCTCGGACTTCCAGAAGCAcatcccctccatccccaAGATCATCGAGCTGGACCACCTTACCATCACAGGTGCTgtcaacctcggccgcggTGTGACGCTCAAGGGCACTGTCATTATTGTTGCTACGGAAGGCAGCACTATTGATGTGCCTCCTGGATCCATCCTCGAGAACGTTGTTGTGCAGGGTAGCCTGCGTCTGCTTGAGCACTAA
- a CDS encoding Peptidase family M1: MCKHGEAGGGGTLNYPRELLPTNVVPRHYDLTLEPNFETLKFDGLVKIDFDVAEDSNTVSLNTHEIEIKHASLSLSADGQEKSLSDPIITYDESKQTHSFEFKDKLTKGGKGTLEIKFVGELNDKMAGFYRSYYNKPDGTKGIMATSQMEPTDARRAFPCFDEPALKAEFTVTLIADKALTCLSNMDVAEEKELSSGKKAVRFNKSPVMSTYLVAFIVGELNYIETNDFRVPIRVYAPPSEDIERGRYALDIGVKALEFYEKAFGLPYPLPKLDQVAIPDFAAGAMENWGLVTYRTVEVLFDDKTSGAAAKERVSTVITHEIAHQWFGNIVSPDWWHALWLNEGFAEFASRYSMNAFFPEWKLRESFVREDLQAALGLDGLRSSHPIEVPVHKAEEINEIFDSISYAKGSCVVHMISAYLGEEVFMEGVRKYLKRHAWGNATTNDLWQALSEASGKDVGSIMNIWTQNVGYPVVSVTESGNSISVEQHRFLTTGDVKPEEDKVLYPISLNVRTKGGVNKDLMLTTRDAKFEVDDAEFFKINADSTGFYRTKYAIDRLEKLGNAAELLSVQDRVGIVADTSALATSGYQKTSSSLSLFKALSNAGEAEYLVWDQILTRLGSIKMAWIEDDAIVEKLTEFQRNIVSSIAHKLGWEFSSSDGHVEQQYKALTFSAAGMSGDEKVVAAAREKFDKFVAGDKTAIHPNIRSSVFSIVLKFGGEKEYDAVLKYYKTAETADERNSALRTLGQARDPKLRQRTLDLLLNGEVRDQDIYIPIGSLRSTKGGIEALFDWLQTRWDDIYTKFPAQSSMIGSIVSYCTSGLTKQEQLDQLEKFFAEKEKKGFVRALSQSTDSIKAKIAWTSRDTEDLRKWLGL, from the exons ATGTGCAAGCATggagaagccggcggcggaggcacGCTGAACTATCCACGCGAACTTCTGCCTACCAACGTTGTCCCGCGCCATTATGATCTCACTCTCGAGCCCAACTTCGAAACGCTCAAGTTCGATGGCCTGGTTAAGATTGACTTTGACGTCGCCGAAGACTCCAATACCGTATCCCTGAACACCCACGAGATCGAGATCAAGCATGCTTCGTTGTCTCTGTCGGCCGACGGCCAGGAAAAGAGCCTCAGCGACCCAATCATCACCTACGATGAGTCAAAGCAAACCCACAGCTTCGAGTTCAAGGACAAGCTTAccaagggggggaagggtaCCCTGGAGATCAAGTTCGTGGGTGAGCTGAATGACAAGATGGCTGGTTTCTACCGATCATACTACAACAAGCCGGATGGCACCAAGGGTATCATGGCCACCAGTCAAATGGAGCCCACCGACGCCCGTAGAGCGTTCCCCTGCTTCGACGAGCCGGCCCTCAAGGCGGAATTCACTGTCACTCTCATTGCCGACAAGGCCCTGACCTGCCTTTCCAACATGGACGTCGCTGAGGAGAAGGAGTTGTCTTCCGGAAAGAAGGCTGTTCGTTTCAACAAGTCTCCTGTGATGTCGACATACCTCGTGGCTTTCATCGTCGGAGAGCTCAACTACATCGAGACGAACGACTTCAGAGTGCCCATCCGAGTCTACGCTCCGCCTTCCGAGGACATCGAGAGAGGCCGGTACGCATTGGACATCGGTGTCAAGGCTTTGGAGTTCTACGAAAAGGCGTTTGGCCTTCCCTACCCCCTGCCCAAGCTTGACCAAGTCGCCATCCCTGATTTTGCTGCTGGTGCCATGGAGAACTGGGGTCTCGTGACCTACCGCACCGTCGAGGTCTTGTtcgacgacaagacgagTGGTGCTGCAGCCAAGGAGAGAGTCTCAACGGTCATTACCCACGAAATCGCCCATCAGTGGTTCGGAAACATTGTCTCTCCGGACTGGTGGCACGCTCTCTGGCTGAACGAAGGTTTCGCCGAGTTTGCCTCTCGCTATTCTATGAACGCCTTCTTCCCTGAATGGAAGCTCAGGGAGTCATTCGTCCGCGAGGACCTCCAGGCCGCGTTGggtctcgacggcctcaGAAGTAGCCATCCAATCGAGGTCCCAGTGCACAAGGCCGAAGAGATAAACGAAATCTTTGATAGCATCAGTTATGCCAAGGGCTCTTGCGTCGTCCACATGATCTCGGCGTATCTCGGAGAGGAGGTTTTCATGGAGGGCGTTCGCAAGTATCTCAAGCGTCACGCTTGGGGCAATGCCACTACGAACGATTTGTGGCAAGCCTTGAGCGAGGCTAGTGGCAAGGACGTCGGCTCCATCATGAACATCTGGACCCAAAACGTCGGGTACCCGGTTGTCTCCGTCACGGAGTCTGGCAACTCGATCAGTGTGGAGCAGCATCGCTTCCTGACAACGGGAGACGTCAAGCCTGAGGAGGACAAGGTCCTCTATCCCATCTCCCTCAACGTTCGTACGAAGGGTGGCGTCAACAAGGACCTGATGCTCACGACGCGCGATGCCAAATTTGAGGTTGATGACGCCGAATTCTTCAAGATCAACGCCGACTCGACCGGTTTTTACCGAACCAAGTACGCCATTGACCGTCTTGAGAAGCTTGGCAACGCCGCTGAGCTGCTCTCGGTCCAGGACAGAGTTGGTATCGTGGCAGACACGTCTGCTCTTGCGACGTCGGGCTACCAGAAGACCTCGTCCTCTTTGAGCCTGTTCAAGGCTCTTAGCAAtgcgggcgaggccgagtACCTTGTATGGGATCAGATATTGACCCGCCTGGGTTCCATTAAGATGGCCTGGATTGAGGATGATGCCATCGTTGAGAAGTTGACCGAGTTCCAGCGGAACATTGTTAGTAGCATCGCCCACAAGCTTGGGTGGGAGTTCTCCAGCAGCGATGGCCACGTCGAGCAACAGTACAAGGCTCTCACGTTCAGCGCAGCTGGTATGTCTGGCGACGAGAAGGTCGTGGCTgcggcgagggagaagtTCGATAAGTTCGTTGCAGGAGACAAGACGGCGATCCACCCCAACATCAGGAGCTCGGTCTTTTCCATTGTCCTCAAGTTTGGAGGCGAGAAGGAG TACGATGCCGTGCTCAAGTACTACAAGAccgccgagaccgccgacgagcgcaACAGCGCTCTGCGTACTCTCGGACAAGCCCGCGACCCTAAGCTTAGACAGCGCACTCTGGACCTTCTGTTGAACGGCGAGGTTCGCGACCAGGATATTTACATCCCCATCGGCAGTCTGCGGTCGACCAAGGGCGGCATCGAGGCTCTGTTCGACTGGTTGCAGACCAGATGGGACGACATCTACACCAAGTTCCCTGCTCAGTCTTCCATGATTGGAAGCATTGTAAGCTACTGCACAAGCGGTCTCACGAAGCAAGAGCAGCTGGACCAGCTTGAAAAGTTCttcgccgagaaggagaagaagggttTTGTCAGAGCACTCTCGCAGTCTACCGACTCCATCAAGGCCAAGATTGCGTGGACTTCCCGTGACACGGAGGACCTGCGCAAGTGGCTGGGTCTTTGA